One genomic segment of Deinococcus sp. LM3 includes these proteins:
- a CDS encoding replication initiator protein A, which translates to MTRKKRPEKPAPTPLPDVSRIEEANVSRLGLISIQERVPDSFSSWTVDFKVDGRPARLTCDAMPKYGGVPHGLDGDIATALIDLYVETGCPADGLLNTSAYQILKRAGLDDSGRYYQNLRQTLFRLRTATYTASEAWRDHRRGNWTTVTFNYLEGLEFTSGDEDLGLSRSSTLKIRLAEPIVRSIRSQYTKPLDLEFLTSLDRPLTRALYRLLDARRYPPEDPTVPLPSFTVNLMDWAEACKIVDQRSNKIRATLQGAHEELMERRYLSGVEYEGRGRTQKLTYRFAGTGEAQPDQPAAALALTEELRRHRVSLAVAQRLIEEFGEAHVQARLEKFQRLVSAGYRVRSRSALLVDVIRDQEGKYPDGPYPGGAVTTPAANAPVGDAKGAGRASYMPTLAEAVDGPQPLEAQVDSALKTLQFLLRERLSVSEYALLRMGLIVGRPDPLEATRAASKAKVDGTLDAYTADLLLLLGELRAQV; encoded by the coding sequence TTGACGCGAAAAAAGCGCCCGGAGAAACCAGCCCCCACTCCCCTGCCCGATGTCAGCCGGATCGAGGAAGCGAACGTCAGTCGCCTGGGCCTGATCAGCATTCAGGAACGGGTGCCGGACTCCTTCTCCTCCTGGACGGTGGATTTCAAGGTGGACGGACGTCCCGCCCGGCTCACCTGCGACGCCATGCCCAAGTACGGCGGCGTCCCGCACGGGCTGGACGGCGACATCGCCACCGCCCTGATCGACCTGTACGTCGAGACCGGCTGCCCCGCCGACGGCCTGCTGAACACCAGCGCCTACCAGATTCTCAAACGCGCCGGCCTGGACGACTCGGGCCGCTACTACCAGAACCTGCGCCAGACGCTGTTCCGGCTGCGAACCGCCACCTACACCGCCTCGGAAGCGTGGCGGGACCACCGGCGCGGGAACTGGACGACCGTCACCTTCAACTACCTCGAGGGTCTGGAATTCACCAGCGGAGACGAGGACCTGGGCCTGAGCCGCAGCAGCACCCTCAAGATCCGGCTGGCCGAACCCATCGTGCGGTCCATCCGCTCGCAGTACACCAAGCCCCTCGACCTGGAATTCCTGACCAGCCTCGACCGGCCCCTGACCCGCGCGCTGTACCGCCTGCTGGACGCCCGCCGGTACCCGCCGGAGGACCCCACCGTGCCACTGCCGAGCTTCACGGTGAACCTGATGGACTGGGCCGAGGCCTGCAAGATCGTCGATCAGCGCAGCAACAAGATCCGCGCGACCCTGCAGGGAGCCCACGAGGAACTGATGGAACGGCGGTACCTGAGCGGCGTGGAGTACGAGGGCCGGGGCCGCACCCAGAAACTCACGTACCGGTTCGCAGGAACGGGTGAAGCCCAGCCGGACCAGCCGGCAGCCGCGCTGGCCCTCACCGAGGAACTGCGGCGCCACCGGGTGTCGCTGGCGGTCGCGCAGCGCCTGATCGAGGAGTTCGGGGAGGCGCACGTGCAGGCGCGTCTGGAGAAGTTCCAGCGGCTGGTCAGCGCCGGGTACCGCGTGCGCAGCCGCTCGGCGCTGCTGGTAGACGTCATCCGCGATCAGGAAGGCAAGTACCCCGACGGTCCGTACCCGGGCGGCGCGGTCACCACCCCGGCCGCGAACGCCCCTGTGGGCGACGCGAAAGGCGCCGGGCGCGCCTCGTACATGCCCACCCTGGCCGAGGCCGTGGACGGACCGCAGCCCTTGGAGGCGCAGGTGGATTCGGCCCTGAAGACCCTGCAGTTCCTGCTGCGCGAACGCCTGAGCGTCAGCGAGTACGCCCTGCTGCGCATGGGCCTGATCGTGGGCCGTCCCGACCCGCTCGAGGCGACCCGCGCCGCCTCGAAAGCCAAGGTGGACGGCACCCTGGACGCCTACACGGCCGACCTGCTGCTCCTGCTGGGCGAACTGCGCGCCCAGGTTTGA
- a CDS encoding zinc-dependent alcohol dehydrogenase family protein: MRALMYEEFGVLPTIQTVPDPEPTPDGVVVQVGASGVCRSDWHGWMGHDPDIRLPHVPGHELAGTVVAVGRNVTAFRVGERVTVPFVAGCGRCGPCRAGDQQVCHAQFQPGFTHWGSFAPLVALGYADQNLVRLPDRLDFVTAASLGCRYSTAFRAVSQQGRVRGGEWVAVHGCGGVGLSAVQIALSLGARVIAIDIDDSKLALAARLGAEHTLNATRTPDVPVAVADLTGGGAHLSLDALGHPQTLVNSVLCLRTRGRHVQVGLLLAGQSRPAVPMDRVIARELELLGSHGMAAHTYPQMLGLIERGQLNPAALIGARIDLAGAAQALAGMDTFTGVGVTVIDRF; encoded by the coding sequence CCAGGTCGGCGCGAGCGGCGTGTGCCGCAGCGACTGGCACGGCTGGATGGGCCACGATCCGGACATCCGCCTGCCGCACGTCCCGGGCCACGAACTGGCCGGCACGGTCGTCGCGGTGGGGCGGAACGTTACGGCCTTCCGGGTGGGGGAGAGGGTCACGGTGCCGTTCGTGGCCGGCTGCGGCCGCTGCGGCCCCTGCCGCGCCGGGGATCAGCAGGTATGCCACGCGCAGTTCCAGCCGGGCTTCACGCACTGGGGATCGTTCGCGCCGCTGGTGGCTCTGGGGTACGCCGACCAGAACCTCGTGCGCCTGCCGGACCGCCTGGATTTCGTCACGGCCGCCAGCCTCGGATGCCGGTACTCCACGGCCTTCCGCGCCGTGTCGCAACAGGGCCGCGTGCGCGGCGGGGAATGGGTGGCCGTGCACGGCTGCGGCGGCGTGGGTCTGTCCGCCGTGCAGATCGCGCTCAGCCTGGGCGCACGCGTGATCGCCATCGACATCGACGATTCGAAACTGGCCCTGGCTGCCCGCCTCGGCGCCGAACACACCCTGAACGCCACGCGCACCCCGGACGTGCCGGTCGCAGTGGCGGACCTGACCGGCGGCGGCGCGCACCTTTCCCTGGACGCCCTGGGGCACCCGCAGACGCTGGTCAACTCGGTGCTGTGCCTGCGGACGCGCGGCCGGCACGTGCAGGTGGGCCTGCTGCTGGCCGGTCAGTCCCGGCCCGCCGTCCCGATGGACCGCGTGATCGCGCGGGAACTGGAACTGCTCGGCAGCCACGGCATGGCCGCCCACACCTACCCGCAGATGCTGGGCCTGATCGAGCGGGGTCAGCTGAACCCGGCGGCGCTGATCGGGGCGCGCATCGACCTCGCCGGGGCCGCGCAGGCACTGGCGGGCATGGACACCTTCACGGGCGTCGGCGTGACCGTCATCGACCGCTTCTGA